From the Amycolatopsis thermoflava N1165 genome, one window contains:
- a CDS encoding GlxA family transcriptional regulator, with translation MHRVVVLAVSEVVGYDLNIAPLVFGTATQDGERLYDVRVCGVDDRPVRVSHGYEAHLDHGPEALEDADTVVIPGTRVHGPRQEGVLPPELAAALARIPSSARLVSICTGAFVLAAAGVLDGRRATTHWAHAPAFRRLYPRVDLDENVLFVDDGDVLTSAGLAAGVDLCLHLVRSDHGSAVANQVARYCVVPPWRDGGQSQFIEQPLPEADGSTAATRAWVLERLGEPLDLAALAKHAGMSVRTFSRRFRAETGQSPRAWLNQQRVLHARHLLETTDLPVDRVAAESGLGTAASLRQHLNAAIGVAPLAYRRTFARR, from the coding sequence ATGCACCGGGTTGTGGTCCTCGCGGTCTCCGAAGTGGTCGGGTACGACCTGAACATCGCGCCGCTCGTGTTCGGCACCGCCACGCAGGACGGCGAACGGCTCTACGACGTGCGGGTCTGCGGGGTCGACGACCGGCCGGTGCGGGTCAGCCACGGGTACGAGGCGCACCTCGACCACGGTCCGGAAGCACTGGAGGACGCCGACACCGTCGTCATCCCCGGCACCCGCGTGCACGGGCCGCGGCAGGAGGGCGTGCTGCCGCCCGAGCTGGCCGCGGCGCTGGCCCGGATCCCGTCGTCGGCGCGGCTCGTGTCGATCTGCACCGGCGCGTTCGTGCTGGCCGCCGCCGGCGTGCTCGACGGGCGCCGAGCGACCACCCACTGGGCGCACGCGCCCGCCTTCCGGCGCCTCTACCCGCGGGTCGACCTGGACGAGAACGTGTTGTTCGTGGACGACGGCGACGTCCTGACCTCGGCCGGGCTGGCCGCCGGCGTGGACCTGTGCCTGCACCTCGTGCGGTCCGACCACGGCAGCGCGGTCGCCAACCAGGTCGCCCGCTACTGCGTCGTGCCACCGTGGCGCGATGGCGGGCAGTCGCAGTTCATCGAGCAGCCGCTGCCCGAGGCCGACGGCAGCACCGCCGCGACGCGCGCGTGGGTGCTGGAACGGCTCGGCGAACCGCTCGACCTGGCCGCGCTCGCGAAGCACGCGGGCATGAGCGTGCGCACCTTCAGCCGCCGCTTCCGCGCGGAGACCGGGCAGTCGCCCCGCGCCTGGCTGAACCAGCAGCGGGTGCTGCACGCCCGCCACCTCCTGGAGACCACGGATCTTCCCGTCGACCGGGTGGCGGCCGAGTCGGGGCTGGGCACCGCGGCGTCGCTGCGGCAGCACCTCAACGCCGCGATCGGCGTCGCACCGCTGGCATACCGCCGGACGTTCGCCCGCCGCTGA
- a CDS encoding alpha/beta hydrolase, protein MPVAACTSPGPTPAPAPTATTESAGPAGVVPAGLERFYAQPLTWGDCAPYASSDDVRSAFSSNDLQCARLTVPLDYTKPQGDTITIGVLRHKATGNRLGALVLNPGGPGASGMYAAAGLAPQVANTDLGKRFDIVGFDPRGIGASEPDVTCLTDAERDEQRAEDLEADGSPAGVAKQDAESKEFADKCAERTRFGTAMLANLGTRDVVKDMDVLRSALGEEKLTYLGYSYGTRIGYTYAETFPQNVRAMVLDGALDPSQDEVESLVAQGQGFGVAFNDFAKWCAARRDCALGADPARATQAFQNLVRPLIDNPVRLRDGRVLSYDDATLGAIQALYSQQLWAPLNAGLNELKSGQGATLMALADQYNERDSSGNYANTQDAFTAIRCVDDPPVTDRAEILEAENRYDQVAPFLDDGRPNGAALDPCAFWPVPNTSEPHEPNVAGVPPVLVISTTNDPATPYQAGVNLAKAMKGALLTFEGTQHTVFLQGVDCVDDIGSAYLIDGTLPAEGARCTSR, encoded by the coding sequence GTGCCGGTCGCGGCCTGCACCTCGCCGGGGCCCACGCCGGCTCCGGCGCCGACGGCAACCACCGAGTCGGCCGGGCCGGCCGGGGTGGTGCCGGCCGGGCTGGAGCGGTTCTACGCACAGCCGTTGACCTGGGGCGACTGTGCACCTTACGCGAGTTCGGACGACGTCAGGTCCGCCTTCAGCAGTAATGATCTCCAGTGCGCCCGGCTGACCGTGCCGCTGGACTACACGAAGCCGCAGGGCGACACGATCACGATCGGCGTGCTCCGGCACAAGGCGACGGGCAACCGGCTCGGGGCGCTCGTGCTCAACCCGGGCGGCCCCGGCGCGTCCGGCATGTACGCCGCCGCCGGTCTCGCGCCGCAGGTCGCGAACACCGACCTCGGCAAGCGCTTCGACATCGTCGGCTTCGACCCGCGGGGGATCGGCGCCAGCGAACCGGACGTGACCTGCCTGACCGACGCCGAGCGGGACGAGCAGCGCGCCGAGGACCTGGAGGCCGACGGCAGCCCGGCAGGCGTGGCCAAGCAGGACGCCGAGTCCAAGGAGTTCGCCGACAAGTGCGCCGAGCGGACCCGGTTCGGCACCGCGATGCTCGCGAACCTGGGCACCCGTGACGTCGTCAAGGACATGGACGTCCTGCGGTCGGCGCTGGGCGAGGAGAAGCTGACCTACCTCGGCTACTCCTACGGCACGCGGATCGGCTACACCTACGCCGAGACGTTCCCGCAGAACGTGCGCGCCATGGTGCTCGACGGCGCGCTCGACCCGAGCCAGGACGAGGTCGAGTCGCTGGTCGCGCAGGGGCAGGGCTTCGGCGTCGCGTTCAACGACTTCGCCAAGTGGTGCGCCGCCCGCCGCGACTGCGCGCTCGGCGCCGACCCGGCACGCGCGACGCAGGCCTTCCAGAACCTGGTGCGGCCGCTGATCGACAACCCGGTCCGCCTCCGCGACGGCCGGGTCCTCAGCTACGACGACGCCACGCTCGGCGCGATCCAGGCGCTGTACTCGCAGCAGTTGTGGGCGCCGCTGAACGCAGGCCTCAACGAGCTGAAGAGCGGCCAGGGCGCCACGTTGATGGCGCTGGCCGACCAGTACAACGAGCGCGACTCCAGCGGCAACTACGCCAACACGCAGGACGCCTTCACCGCGATCCGCTGCGTCGACGACCCGCCGGTGACCGACCGCGCCGAGATCCTCGAGGCGGAGAACCGCTACGACCAGGTGGCGCCCTTCCTCGACGACGGCAGGCCCAACGGCGCCGCGCTGGACCCGTGCGCGTTCTGGCCGGTGCCCAACACCTCGGAGCCGCACGAGCCGAACGTCGCGGGCGTGCCGCCGGTCCTGGTGATCTCGACCACGAACGATCCGGCCACCCCGTACCAGGCGGGGGTGAACCTCGCGAAGGCGATGAAGGGCGCGCTGCTGACGTTCGAGGGCACCCAGCACACCGTCTTCCTGCAGGGAGTCGACTGCGTGGACGACATCGGCAGCGCGTACCTGATCGACGGGACCCTGCCCGCGGAAGGCGCGCGCTGTACCTCTCGGTGA
- a CDS encoding LppX_LprAFG lipoprotein, translating to MLRRRTAGVLALVLALSTACSAAPEEPLPDGRALVDAAETSLNGIRSVRFDFSVSSTIPGLDIREVKGQASKDGGPHGTAIGQADVQASADRFELDYVLVGETLFLTDTKGQQRQAPVPADYNPMTLLDSERGLPKLMSEATALKTETKEDVLGVEAYRVTGELAKDVISSVIPGIQADVDIKFWVTKAEPRNLVRVWIQVPPRQPNEGAIQLELALSDQNVPVGTTTGG from the coding sequence ATGCTCCGCCGACGCACCGCCGGTGTCCTCGCCCTGGTCCTGGCGCTGTCCACCGCCTGTTCGGCCGCGCCAGAGGAACCACTCCCCGACGGGCGCGCGCTCGTGGACGCCGCCGAGACGAGCCTGAACGGGATCCGCAGCGTGCGGTTCGACTTCAGCGTCAGCTCGACCATCCCCGGCCTGGACATCCGCGAGGTCAAGGGGCAGGCCAGCAAGGACGGCGGGCCGCACGGCACGGCGATCGGGCAGGCGGACGTGCAGGCCTCGGCCGACCGGTTCGAGCTGGACTACGTGCTCGTCGGCGAGACGCTGTTCCTCACCGACACCAAGGGCCAGCAGCGGCAGGCCCCGGTGCCCGCCGACTACAACCCGATGACGCTGCTCGACTCCGAGCGCGGCCTGCCCAAGCTGATGTCGGAGGCGACCGCGCTGAAGACGGAGACGAAGGAGGACGTCCTCGGCGTCGAGGCCTACCGGGTCACCGGCGAGCTGGCGAAGGACGTCATCTCCAGCGTCATCCCCGGCATCCAGGCCGACGTGGACATCAAGTTCTGGGTCACCAAGGCCGAGCCACGCAACCTGGTGCGCGTGTGGATCCAGGTGCCGCCGCGGCAGCCGAACGAAGGCGCCATCCAGCTGGAGCTCGCGCTGTCCGACCAGAACGTGCCGGTCGGGACCACGACCGGCGGTTAG
- the secA2 gene encoding accessory Sec system translocase SecA2 — protein sequence MGKRLRKLIERPGSVELTKYEALLPDIEALEPELEALSDAELTERAGKLRLEAELGDPQLVELCALGREAARRALDERAFDVQLLGTMGLLSGHVVQMQTGEGKTLAGALAAAGYALQGKRVHVISVNDYLARRDGEWMKPVYDLLGVTVGWVDGSLTREERRVAYDAEVTYGAVSEIGFDMLRDRLVTRAEDVVQPAPEVAIIDEADSVLVDEARVPLVMAGSVDQAVADTEVANVVRRLRLGLHYETDTDGRNAWLTTAGASVVEKALGGVDLYSESGSERLAAVNVALHAHALLTRDVDYLVRDGKVELINASRGRVAELQRWPDGLQAAVEAKEQVAPTDRGEILDSITVQALIARYPQVAGMTGTAVAVAEQLREFYQLEVAVIPPNKPNVREDLDDRIFASPSHKLRAIVKEIREVHETGRPILVGTQDVAESEELAEKLAKADLPCVVLNARNDAEEAAIIAEAGKYGAITVSTQMAGRGTDIRLGGADGKDRERVAELGGLHVIGTARYPSSRLDGQLRGRSGRQGDPGSAVFFASLNDELVTSNAPDVPDGITADDETGEITDPAAKRHIDHAQRVAEGVDLEIHRNTWRYTRLIEHQRRELLEYRDELLRTDAAAEALSGEKRYDELTEKVSEEKAKQVCREIMLYHLDQMWSDHLAFLTDVRESIHLRALARETPLDEFHRIAIPEFRKIVPAIKERSAETLADAEIGDDGIDLAASGVRRASSTWTYLVHDAPFDAGFEETLRQVRSLLRRKKN from the coding sequence ATGGGCAAGCGGTTGCGCAAGCTCATCGAGCGGCCGGGCAGCGTCGAGCTGACCAAGTACGAGGCGCTGCTGCCGGACATCGAGGCGCTCGAACCCGAGCTGGAGGCCCTGAGCGACGCGGAGCTGACCGAGCGCGCGGGCAAGCTCCGCCTGGAGGCCGAGCTCGGCGACCCGCAGCTGGTGGAGCTGTGCGCGCTCGGCCGCGAAGCCGCGCGGCGGGCGCTGGACGAGCGCGCGTTCGACGTGCAGCTGCTCGGCACGATGGGCCTGCTGTCCGGACACGTCGTGCAGATGCAGACCGGTGAGGGCAAGACGCTGGCCGGCGCGCTCGCCGCCGCGGGGTACGCGCTGCAGGGCAAGCGCGTGCACGTCATCTCCGTCAACGACTACCTGGCCCGCCGCGACGGCGAGTGGATGAAGCCGGTGTACGACCTGCTCGGCGTCACGGTCGGCTGGGTCGACGGCAGCCTCACCCGCGAGGAGCGGCGTGTGGCCTACGACGCCGAGGTCACCTACGGCGCAGTCAGCGAGATCGGGTTCGACATGCTGCGCGACCGGCTCGTCACCCGCGCCGAGGACGTCGTCCAGCCCGCCCCCGAGGTCGCGATCATCGACGAGGCCGACTCGGTGCTGGTCGACGAGGCGCGGGTCCCGCTGGTCATGGCCGGCTCGGTGGACCAGGCCGTCGCCGACACCGAGGTCGCCAACGTGGTCCGGCGGCTGCGGCTCGGCCTGCACTACGAGACCGACACCGACGGCCGCAACGCGTGGCTGACCACGGCCGGCGCGTCCGTCGTGGAGAAGGCTCTCGGCGGGGTCGACCTGTACAGCGAGTCCGGCTCCGAGCGGCTGGCGGCGGTCAACGTCGCCCTGCACGCACACGCGCTGCTCACCCGCGACGTCGACTACCTGGTGCGCGACGGCAAGGTCGAGCTGATCAACGCCTCCCGCGGCCGGGTCGCCGAGCTGCAGCGCTGGCCGGACGGGCTGCAGGCCGCGGTCGAGGCGAAGGAGCAGGTCGCGCCTACCGACCGCGGCGAGATCCTCGACTCGATCACCGTGCAGGCGCTGATCGCCCGGTACCCGCAGGTCGCGGGCATGACCGGCACCGCGGTCGCGGTCGCCGAGCAGCTGCGCGAGTTCTACCAGCTCGAGGTGGCGGTCATCCCGCCGAACAAGCCGAACGTCCGCGAGGACCTCGACGACCGGATCTTCGCCTCGCCGTCGCACAAGCTGCGCGCGATCGTCAAGGAGATCCGCGAGGTGCACGAGACCGGGCGGCCGATCCTCGTCGGCACGCAGGACGTCGCCGAGTCCGAGGAGCTCGCCGAGAAGCTGGCGAAGGCCGACCTGCCGTGCGTCGTCCTCAACGCGCGCAACGACGCCGAGGAAGCCGCGATCATCGCCGAGGCGGGCAAGTACGGCGCGATCACCGTGTCGACCCAGATGGCAGGCCGCGGCACCGACATCCGGCTGGGCGGCGCGGACGGCAAGGACCGTGAACGCGTCGCCGAGCTGGGCGGTCTGCACGTCATCGGCACCGCGCGGTACCCGTCGAGCCGCCTGGACGGTCAGCTGCGCGGCCGGTCCGGCCGCCAGGGCGACCCGGGCAGCGCGGTGTTCTTCGCGAGCCTGAACGACGAGCTGGTCACCTCGAACGCGCCGGACGTGCCGGACGGCATCACCGCCGACGACGAGACGGGCGAGATCACCGACCCGGCGGCGAAGCGGCACATCGACCACGCGCAGCGCGTCGCCGAGGGCGTGGACCTGGAGATCCACCGCAACACCTGGCGCTACACGCGCCTGATCGAGCACCAGCGGCGCGAGCTGCTGGAGTACCGCGACGAGCTGCTCCGGACCGACGCGGCCGCGGAGGCGCTGTCCGGCGAGAAGCGCTACGACGAGCTGACCGAGAAGGTCAGTGAAGAGAAGGCGAAGCAGGTCTGCCGCGAGATCATGCTGTACCACCTGGACCAGATGTGGTCGGACCATCTCGCGTTCCTCACCGACGTGCGGGAGAGCATCCACCTGCGCGCGCTGGCGCGGGAGACGCCGCTGGACGAGTTCCACCGCATCGCGATCCCGGAGTTCCGCAAGATCGTGCCCGCGATCAAGGAGCGGTCCGCCGAGACGCTCGCCGACGCCGAGATCGGGGACGACGGGATCGACCTCGCCGCCTCCGGTGTGCGGCGGGCCAGCTCGACCTGGACGTACCTGGTGCACGACGCGCCGTTCGACGCGGGCTTCGAGGAGACGCTGCGGCAGGTGCGCAGCCTCTTGCGGCGCAAGAAGAACTGA
- the glnA gene encoding type I glutamate--ammonia ligase, with protein sequence MDRQQEFVLRTLEERDIRFVRLWFTDVLGFLKSVAVAPAELEGAFSDGIGFDGSAIEGFARVYESDMVAKPDPSTFQVLPWETPEGGHYSARMFCDIAMPDGSPSWADPRHVLRRQLSKAGEAGFTCYVHPEIEFFLLSSLPSDGSEPEPADNGGYFDQASHATATHFRRHAIEALEAMGISVEFSHHEGAPGQQEIDLRYADALTMADNVMTFRYVVKEVALTQGVRATFMPKPFTEQPGSGMHTHVSLFEGDRNAFHNPEDPYELSETGKAFVAGLLHHAREISAVTNQWVNSYKRLISGGEAPTTVSWGRANRSALVRVPNYSPGKASSRRVEIRTIDSACNPYLAYSVVIAAGLKGIEKGYELPPAAEDNIWSMSDAERRAAGYDQLPQNLGEALAEMEKSELLPDALGEHVYDFFLRNKRAEWDAYRRSVTPYELKTLLPVL encoded by the coding sequence ATGGATCGCCAGCAGGAGTTCGTGCTGCGCACGCTGGAAGAACGTGACATCCGGTTCGTTCGTCTGTGGTTCACCGACGTCCTCGGTTTCCTGAAGTCGGTGGCGGTGGCCCCCGCCGAGCTCGAGGGCGCCTTCAGCGACGGGATCGGGTTCGACGGATCGGCCATCGAAGGCTTCGCGCGCGTCTACGAATCGGACATGGTCGCGAAGCCCGACCCGTCGACGTTCCAGGTGCTGCCCTGGGAGACCCCGGAGGGCGGGCACTACTCGGCGCGGATGTTCTGCGACATCGCGATGCCCGACGGGTCGCCGTCCTGGGCCGACCCGCGGCACGTGCTGCGGCGCCAGCTGTCGAAGGCGGGGGAGGCCGGGTTCACCTGCTACGTGCACCCGGAGATCGAGTTCTTCCTGCTCTCGTCGTTGCCGTCGGACGGCAGCGAGCCCGAGCCCGCGGACAACGGCGGGTACTTCGACCAGGCCAGCCACGCGACCGCGACACACTTCCGCCGCCACGCCATCGAGGCGCTGGAGGCGATGGGCATCTCGGTGGAGTTCAGCCACCACGAGGGCGCGCCGGGGCAGCAGGAGATCGACCTGCGCTACGCCGACGCGCTGACCATGGCCGACAACGTCATGACGTTCCGGTACGTGGTCAAGGAGGTCGCGCTGACCCAGGGGGTGCGCGCGACGTTCATGCCGAAACCGTTCACCGAGCAGCCCGGCTCGGGGATGCACACCCACGTGTCGTTGTTCGAGGGCGACCGCAACGCGTTCCACAACCCGGAAGATCCGTACGAGTTGTCCGAGACGGGCAAGGCCTTCGTGGCCGGCCTGCTCCACCACGCGCGGGAGATCTCCGCCGTGACCAACCAGTGGGTGAACTCGTACAAGCGGTTGATCAGCGGGGGAGAGGCGCCGACCACGGTGTCGTGGGGCCGGGCGAACCGCTCCGCGCTGGTGCGGGTGCCGAACTACTCGCCGGGCAAGGCGTCGTCGCGACGGGTCGAGATCCGCACGATCGACTCCGCCTGCAACCCCTACCTGGCGTACTCGGTCGTGATCGCCGCCGGGTTGAAGGGGATCGAGAAGGGCTACGAGCTGCCGCCGGCGGCCGAGGACAACATCTGGTCGATGAGCGACGCCGAGCGCCGCGCGGCCGGGTACGACCAGCTGCCGCAGAACCTCGGCGAGGCCCTCGCCGAGATGGAGAAGTCCGAGCTGCTGCCCGACGCGCTGGGCGAGCACGTCTACGACTTCTTCCTCCGGAACAAGCGCGCCGAGTGGGACGCCTACCGGCGCTCGGTCACGCCGTACGAGCTCAAGACGCTCCTACCGGTGCTCTGA
- a CDS encoding MFS transporter, protein MAGFLHILALRPLVQVIAIGEHVPVTRTKSRIHPAWFVAFAAFVALVGAAGFRATPSVLIDPLHEEFGWSTATISAAVSINLLLYGLTAPFAAALMERLGMRKVVTGALVLVAAGSGLTVFMTASWQLLLCWGVLVGLGTGSMALAFVATVTARWFVRHRGLVSGILTAAGAAGQLVFLPLLAALATNDGWRTASLVVAFAALAVVPITLIFLRDHPSEIGTTAYGATEPAEAPPHSSGAARRALQVLGQAAKTPTFWLLAGGFAICGASTNGLVGTHFVPAAHEHGMPATTAASLLALVGIFDVAGTIASGWFTDRVNPRILLGVYYFLRGGSLVLLPQLFAPTTEPPMWAFIIFYGLDWVATVPPTVALAREHFGLSGPIVFGWVFASHQVGASIAAVGAGLIHDHAGSYDLAWYISGGLCALAAVMSLVIPSVRATPEPRNMPLTRHA, encoded by the coding sequence ATGGCCGGATTCTTGCACATATTGGCGCTCCGGCCACTCGTCCAGGTGATCGCGATCGGGGAGCATGTACCGGTGACAAGAACGAAGTCGCGCATCCACCCGGCCTGGTTCGTCGCCTTCGCGGCATTCGTCGCGCTGGTGGGCGCCGCCGGTTTCCGCGCCACCCCGAGCGTGCTGATCGACCCGCTGCACGAGGAGTTCGGCTGGTCGACGGCCACGATCTCGGCCGCGGTGTCGATCAACCTCCTGCTCTACGGCCTGACCGCGCCGTTCGCCGCGGCGCTGATGGAGCGGCTCGGCATGCGCAAGGTCGTGACCGGCGCGCTGGTCCTGGTCGCGGCGGGCAGCGGGCTGACGGTCTTCATGACCGCGAGCTGGCAGCTGCTGCTGTGCTGGGGCGTGCTGGTCGGGCTGGGGACCGGCTCGATGGCGCTGGCGTTCGTGGCGACCGTGACCGCGCGCTGGTTCGTCCGCCACCGCGGCCTGGTCAGCGGAATCCTGACCGCGGCGGGCGCGGCCGGGCAGCTGGTGTTCCTGCCCCTGCTCGCCGCGCTGGCCACGAACGACGGCTGGCGCACCGCGTCGCTGGTGGTCGCGTTCGCCGCGCTGGCCGTCGTGCCGATCACGTTGATCTTCCTGCGCGACCACCCGAGCGAGATCGGGACGACCGCGTACGGGGCGACCGAGCCGGCGGAGGCGCCGCCGCACTCCTCCGGTGCCGCGCGGCGTGCGCTGCAGGTGCTGGGGCAGGCCGCGAAGACGCCGACGTTCTGGCTCCTCGCGGGCGGGTTCGCGATCTGTGGGGCGTCCACGAACGGCCTGGTCGGCACCCACTTCGTGCCGGCCGCGCACGAGCACGGGATGCCGGCGACCACGGCCGCTTCGCTGCTCGCGCTGGTGGGCATCTTCGACGTGGCCGGCACCATCGCCTCCGGCTGGTTCACCGACCGCGTCAACCCGCGGATCCTGCTCGGCGTGTACTACTTCCTGCGCGGCGGGTCGCTGGTCCTGCTGCCGCAGCTGTTCGCGCCCACCACCGAGCCGCCGATGTGGGCGTTCATCATCTTCTACGGACTGGACTGGGTCGCCACGGTGCCGCCCACGGTGGCGCTGGCCCGTGAGCACTTCGGCCTGAGCGGTCCCATCGTGTTCGGCTGGGTCTTCGCGTCCCACCAGGTCGGCGCGTCGATCGCCGCGGTGGGCGCCGGCCTGATCCACGACCACGCCGGGAGTTACGACCTCGCGTGGTACATCTCGGGCGGTCTGTGCGCGCTGGCTGCGGTGATGTCGCTGGTCATTCCCTCCGTCAGGGCAACACCGGAACCACGAAACATGCCGTTAACACGCCATGCGTAG
- a CDS encoding alpha/beta hydrolase, which translates to MRFPRRRRLLAAGLVAAALTACTTQTPAPPPSPSPVAADAHALDRFYDQQLAWGDCAAYATGQQSADAFRTPGVECARLTVPLDYANPRGETITVGVLRHKALDPAHRIGSLVMNPGGPGGSGMEAAARLVPTVSNNAIGLRFDFVGFDPRGVGASQPRVRCLTDAERDAERASNPGASDAAWTGQATAFAAKCAQRTEHGDAMLANMGTRDVVKDLDVLRAALGEAKLSYLGYSYGTQIGYSYAEAFPERVRALLLDGAIDPAANDPDSLVAQGAGFSRAFGEFAAECARHDGCALGRDPAKAAAEFQNLVQPLVGAPAKTGDGRHLSYRDAITGVVEAMYSSQSWPFLNTGLGLLRGGDGSVLLRLADGYYERDADGRYSSLQDAYYAVRCVDNPRAVDPAVSRQRMADAAPFLGSGRPDQGELDVCASWPVPSTSQPHRPTVTSAAPPLVISTTGDPVTPYQAGVNLANVFRGGLLTVDGTQHTAFLHGNMCVDVAGLDYLVDGSQPPPGTRCQA; encoded by the coding sequence ATGCGTTTTCCCCGCCGACGGAGGCTGCTCGCCGCGGGCCTGGTGGCCGCCGCGCTGACCGCGTGCACCACGCAGACCCCCGCACCGCCGCCGTCACCCTCGCCGGTGGCGGCGGACGCCCACGCGCTCGACCGCTTCTACGACCAGCAGCTCGCGTGGGGTGACTGCGCGGCGTACGCGACGGGGCAGCAGAGCGCGGACGCGTTCCGCACGCCCGGTGTGGAGTGCGCCCGGCTGACCGTTCCGCTGGACTACGCGAACCCGCGCGGCGAGACGATCACCGTCGGCGTGCTGCGGCACAAGGCGCTCGACCCGGCGCACCGCATCGGCTCGCTGGTCATGAACCCGGGCGGCCCCGGCGGTTCCGGCATGGAGGCGGCCGCCCGGCTGGTGCCGACAGTCTCGAACAACGCGATCGGCCTGCGGTTCGACTTCGTCGGCTTCGACCCGCGCGGTGTGGGGGCCAGCCAACCGCGCGTGCGGTGCCTGACCGACGCCGAACGCGACGCCGAGCGGGCGAGCAACCCGGGCGCCTCGGACGCCGCGTGGACCGGGCAGGCGACGGCCTTCGCGGCGAAGTGCGCCCAGCGCACCGAGCACGGCGACGCGATGCTGGCCAACATGGGCACGCGGGACGTGGTCAAGGACCTCGACGTCCTGCGGGCCGCGCTGGGCGAGGCGAAGCTGAGCTACCTCGGCTACTCCTACGGCACCCAGATCGGTTACAGCTACGCCGAGGCCTTCCCGGAGCGGGTCCGCGCGTTGCTGCTGGACGGTGCGATCGACCCGGCGGCGAACGACCCGGACTCGCTGGTCGCGCAGGGCGCCGGGTTCTCGCGCGCGTTCGGCGAGTTCGCCGCCGAGTGCGCGCGGCACGACGGCTGCGCGCTGGGCCGCGACCCGGCGAAGGCGGCGGCCGAGTTCCAGAACCTGGTCCAGCCGCTGGTCGGCGCGCCGGCGAAGACCGGCGACGGCAGGCACCTGTCCTACCGGGACGCCATCACGGGCGTGGTCGAGGCGATGTACTCGAGCCAGTCCTGGCCGTTCCTCAACACCGGGCTCGGCTTGCTGCGCGGCGGTGACGGCTCGGTCCTGCTCCGGCTCGCCGACGGCTACTACGAGCGCGACGCCGACGGCCGGTACTCCTCGTTGCAGGACGCCTACTACGCGGTGCGCTGCGTGGACAACCCGCGTGCGGTCGATCCGGCGGTGTCCCGGCAGCGGATGGCCGACGCCGCGCCGTTCCTCGGCTCGGGCCGCCCTGACCAGGGCGAACTCGACGTGTGCGCGTCCTGGCCGGTGCCCAGCACGTCGCAGCCGCACCGGCCAACGGTCACCTCCGCCGCGCCACCGCTGGTCATCTCGACGACCGGCGACCCGGTGACCCCGTACCAGGCGGGTGTCAACCTCGCGAACGTCTTCCGGGGCGGGCTGCTCACGGTCGACGGCACGCAGCACACCGCGTTCCTGCACGGCAACATGTGCGTGGACGTCGCCGGCCTGGACTACCTGGTGGACGGCTCCCAGCCGCCCCCGGGCACCCGCTGCCAGGCCTAA